One genomic segment of Hippoglossus hippoglossus isolate fHipHip1 chromosome 22, fHipHip1.pri, whole genome shotgun sequence includes these proteins:
- the srp14 gene encoding signal recognition particle 14 kDa protein, producing the protein MVLLENDSFLTELTRLFQKCRTSGSVVITLKKYDGRTKPVPRKGNTESFEPSDNKCLIRASEGKKKISTVVSTKEVIKFQMAYSNLLRAHMDGLKKKDKKSKSKKTKATQ; encoded by the exons ATGGTGCTGCTTGAAAACGACTCG TTCCTCACAGAGCTCACACGACTCTTCCAGAAGTGCAGAACATCTGGCAGTGTTGTCATCACACTAAAGAAAT ATGACGGCAGGACCAAGCCAGTGCCCAGGAAAGGAAACACGGAGTCGTTTGAACCCTCAGACAACAAGTGTCTCATCCGAGCGTCTGAGGGCAAGAAGAAAATTAGCACAGTG GTCAGCACCAAAGAAGTAATCAAGTTTCAAATG GCATACTCCAATCTCCTTAGAGCTCACATGGATGGACTtaagaagaaagacaagaaaagcaAAAGCAAGAAAACCAAAGCCACCCAATGA
- the LOC117755859 gene encoding 5'-3' exonuclease PLD4, translating to MSTYRRVDDSDVQDTGKSTSCVVLVVLLGCLSVLGILIAVAVLERPRPPKDHETLPKDTGGSNSSTDQCSMALVESIPQHVEYKSNVTRGIPLEQAWKDLISMATEEVLVVSFYWTLTGEDININSSSDIPGKNILRDLEELPSRNVSVRVVTSVPTVSNNSTDLKVLKAKGVQVRSVNFGRLTKGVLHSKFWIIDRKHVFIGSANMDWRALTQVKELGAVMYNCSSVARDLYKIFQSYWVMGGSNSSLPRRWPSEYDTDINKYHPLLVEADNVSSRIYLSGSPPSFCPPSRTQDLEAVLSIITEAQHYVDVAVMEYSPTTRFLKPKRYWPFIDEALRTAAFERRVKIRMLISCGRNSDPAMLPFLQSLAAMDSPRHGISIQVKLFILPVGNQSDIPYARVNHNKYMVTDKVAYIGTSNWSGDYFLTTAGVGLVISQHAPHAVWRTKALQGQLRAVFERDWSSAFAVHLDDLGNHTDCALST from the exons ATGTCAACGTACAGAAGAGTTGATGACAGTGATGTTCAGGACACCGGG AAGTCGACCAGCTGTGTGGTACTTGTTGTGCTCCTGGGCTGTTTGTCCGTCCTGGGGATTTTAATCGCCGTTGCCGTCCTGGAGAGACCCCGGCCGCCTAAAGATCACGAGACACTTCCTAAGGACACTGGTGGGAGCAATTCCTCCACAGACCAGTGCAG CATGGCCCTCGTGGAGAGCATTCCCCAACATGTGGAATATAAATCCAACGTGACGCGTGGGATCCCTCTGGAACAAGCCTGGAAAGATCTTATCTCCATGGCAACGGAAGAGGTTCTCGTGGTCTCCTTCTACTGGACTTTAACTGGGGAGGACATCAACATTAACTCCTCCTCTGACATTCCT GGAAAGAACATCCTGAGAGACCTTGAGGAGTTGCCTTCCAGGAACGTGTCTGTCCGGGTGGTCACCAGTGTTCCCACAGTCAGTAACAACTCCACAGATTTAAAGGTCTTAAAAGCGAAAG GGGTTCAGGTGAGGAGCGTGAACTTTGGCCGCCTGACAAAAGGCGTCCTCCACAGCAAGTTCTGGATCATTGACAGGAAACACGTGTTCATCGGCAGCGCCAACATGGACTGGAGGGCTCTCACTCAG GTGAAGGAGCTCGGAGCGGTCATGTACAACTGCTCCAGTGTAGCTCGGGACCTGTATAAGATCTTCCAGTCTTACTGGGTGATGGGAGGATCCAACAGCTCCCTGCCTAGACGCTGGCCCTCAGAGTATGACACTGACATCAACAAATATCACCCCCTCCTGGTGGAAGCCGACAATGTCTCCAGCAGGATTTACCTCTCA GGTTCTCCACCATCATTCTGTCCTCCCTCGAGGACACAGGACCTGGAGGCTGTTCTCTCCATCATCACAGAGGCCCAGCACTATGTAGATGTAGCTGTCATGGAGTACTCCCCCACCACACGCTTTTTAAAGCCCAAGAG ATACTGGCCCTTCATCGATGAGGCCCTCAGGACGGCTGCATTCGAGAGGAGGGTTAAGATCCGGATGCTGATCAGCTGCGGACGTAACTCTGACCCGGCCATGCTGCCCTTCCTTCAGTCCCTGGCGGCAATGGACAGCCCTCGCCATGGCATCAGCATTCAAGTT AAATTGTTCATACTGCCTGTGGGAAACCAGTCTGATATTCCCTATGCCAGAGTCAACCACAACAAATACATGGTGACAGATAAAGTCGCCTACATTG GTACGTCCAACTGGTCAGGGGACTACTTTCTCACCACAGCTGGAGTGGGGCTGGtcatttcccagcatgctcctCACGCTGTATGGAGGACCAAGGCCCTGCAGGGGCAGCTCAGGGCGGTTTTTGAGAGAGACTGGTCCTCTGCGTTCGCTGTGCACCTCGACGACCTGGGGAACCACACAGACTGTGCACTGTCAACATGA
- the xgb gene encoding x globin encodes MGCAISGLAAKAEFGERSPEEEEEEDAAARPHPSERHIQMIKESWKVIRDDIAKVGIIMFVRLFETHPECKDVFFLFRGVEDLERLRTSRELRAHGLRVMSFIEKSVARLDQLDRLEALALELGKSHYHYNAPPKYYSYVGAEFICAVRPILKERWTAELEEAWKTLFQYVTSLMKQGYQEESSRQRQLTLSPRDRPERSNTAL; translated from the exons ATGGGCTGCGCGATTTCAGGTCTGGCAGCAAAAGCGGAGTTTGGGGAGAGGagcccagaggaggaggaggaggaggatgctgctGCGCGTCCGCATCCCAGCGAGCGTCACATCCAGATGATCAAGGAGTCGTGGAAAGTTATCCGGGACGATATAGCTAAAGTTGGGATCATCATGTTCGTCAG GTTGTTTGAGACCCATCCCGAGTGCAAGGACGTCTTCTTCCTGTTCCGAGGTGTGGAGGATCTGGAGAGGCTGCGGACCAGCCGGGAGCTGAGGGCGCACGGCCTACG GGTGATGTCGTTCATCGAGAAAAGCGTGGCAAGACTGGACCAGCTGGACCGACTGGAGGCTCTGGCTCTGGAGCTGGGGAAAAGCCATTATCACTACAACGCCCCTCCCAAGTACTACAGT TACGTCGGAGCAGAATTCATCTGTGCCGTGCGGCCCATCCTGAAGGAGAGGTGGACAGCCGAGCTCGAGGAGGCGTGGAAG ACCCTGTTCCAGTATGTGACCAGTCTAATGAAGCAGGGCTACCAGGAGGAGAGCAGCCGGCAGCGCCAGCTCACACTGTCCCCGCGGGACAGACcggagaggagcaacacagcgCTATGA